A genomic region of Arachis stenosperma cultivar V10309 chromosome 9, arast.V10309.gnm1.PFL2, whole genome shotgun sequence contains the following coding sequences:
- the LOC130948682 gene encoding pumilio homolog 12-like isoform X2 produces the protein MERLSLSMSQENSAAASSLDPHEYILTHSTLEEASSEHGNRNVMNNYNNGAIVQGALLTSSHDYIGFNSIEQGTHDVGESVSQRLQGIRGHVVTLARDQYGCRFLQAMIDDGIPQEVDMILDEVEDHTHELMTHHFGNYLIEKFFTSGKLTFFQFQRILRYVIMDVQQLKHTCMNDHGTRVAQKMLTSLRDPVQIACTVGRLMYITVPLLKNANGGYVIQQCVRVFTESCQKKCMAYGEGVPILRLVESIILNSGILSADPFGNYVVQYIIKRNILEPPVTKRIVQHLRGRYAELSMNRHASHVIEVLFRHSEPIDVAIIIMELVNSPDFVNVLRHPYGNYVAQRALQFSTGLTHRTLVHTILSNYAYLHAHPYGKRVLTFIKGIRRGMHGMDL, from the exons ATGGAAAGACTTAGCTTGTCCATGTCTCAAGAAAACTCAGCAGCAGCAAGTAGTCTTGACCCTCATGAATATATTTTGACTCACTCCACATTGGAGGAAGCTTCTTCTGAGCATGGGAATCGGAATGTTATGAATAACTATAATAATGGGGCCATTGTTCAAGGTGCTCTTCTTACTTCAAGCCATGACTACATCGGCTTCAACAGTATAGAACAAGGGACTCATGATGTTGGGGAATCAGTTTCACAAAGACTCCAAGGTATCAGGGGACACGTGGTTACACTAGCAAGGGATCAGTATGGTTGTCGTTTTCTTCAGGCCATGATTGATGATGGCATTCCCCAAGAAGTTGACATGATCCTCGACGAGGTGGAGGATCACACACACGAGCTTATGACCCATCACTTTGGTAATTATCTAATTGAGAAGTTCTTCACATCAGGAAAGCTCactttttttcaatttcaaaggATTCTGCGTTATGTAATCATGGACGTGCAGCAGCTCAAGCATACCTGCATGAACGACCACGG AACTAGGGTAGCACAGAAGATGTTAACAAGTCTGAGAGATCCAGTGCAGATTGCTTGTACTGTTGGAAGACTTATGTACATCACTGTGCCACTGCTGAAGAATGCTAATGGCGGTTATGTCATTCAACAGTGCGTGAGAGTTTTCACAGAATCGTGTCAAAAG AAATGTATGGCCTATGGCGAGGGAGTCCCCATACTGCGTCTAGTTGAAAGCATAATATTAAACTCAGGAATACTCTCAGCAGATCCATTTGG AAACTATGTGGTGCAGTATATAATTAAAAGGAATATACTAGAGCCACCTGTAACTAAAAGGATAGTACAACATCTTCGCGGTCGCTATGCTGAACTCTCTATGAACAGGCATGCGAGCCATGTAATAGAGGTACTGTTTAGACATTCTGAACCCATCGATGTTGCCATTATAATCATGGAGCTCGTCAACAGCCCCGACTTTGTCAATGTCCTTCGACATCCTTATGGGAATTATGTTGCTCAGAGAGCATTGCAATTTTCCACG GGACTTACGCATAGAACGCTTGTACATACAATTTTGTCAAATTACGCATATCTGCATGCCCATCCCTACGGTAAAAGGGTCCTAACATTTATCAAAGGAATCAGGCGGGGTATGCACGGAATGGATTTATAA
- the LOC130948684 gene encoding thioredoxin domain-containing protein 9 homolog — protein sequence MDKAKIEEVIEKQVLTVAQAVEDKIDDEIAALDRLDADDLEALRERRLQQMKKMAEKRSRWISLGHGEYTEIPSEKDFFSVVKASERVVCHFYRENWPCKVVDKHLSILAKQHIETRFVKINAEKSPFLAEKLKIIVLPTLALIKNAKVDDYVVGFDELGGTDEFSTEDLEERLAKAQVIFFEGESSSRSSAQTKRSVRQSSTADSSDSE from the exons ATGGATAAGGCGAAGATTGAGGAGGTGATAGAGAAGCAAGTGCTGACGGTGGCGCAGGCCGTTGAGGACAAGATCGACGATGAGATCGCCGCCCTCGACCGCCTAGACGCTGATGACCTAGAAGCCCTGAGAGAGCGCCGCCTCCAACAGATGAAGAAGATGGCCGAGAAGCGCAGCCGTTGGATCTCCCTCGGACACGGCGAATACACCGAGATCCCTTCGGAAAAGGACTTCTTCTCCGTCGTCAAGGCCAGCGAGCGCGTCGTCTGCCATTTCTACCGCGAAAACTGGCCCTGCAAG GTGGTTGATAAACATTTGAGTATATTGGCAAAGCAGCATATCGAGACTCGTTTTGTGAAAATTAATGCTGAAAAGAGTCCTTTTTTGGCTGAGAAGCTCAAGATCATTGTTCTTCCAACTCTTGCCCTCATTAAGAATGCCAAAGTGGATGACTATGTG GTGGGATTCGATGAACTTGGTGGGACTGATGAATTTAGCACAGAAGATTTGGAAGAGAGATTGGCTAAAGCTCAAGTAATCTTTTTTGAGGGTGAATCTTCATCAAGGTCAAGTGCACAAACTAAAAGAAGTGTTCGGCAGAGCTCAACAGCAGACTCATCGGATTCCGAATGA
- the LOC130948682 gene encoding pumilio homolog 12-like isoform X1, which translates to MERLSLSMSQENSAAASSLDPHEYILTHSTLEEASSEHGNRNVMNNYNNGAIVQGALLTSSHDYIGFNSIEQGTHDVGESVSQRLQGIRGHVVTLARDQYGCRFLQAMIDDGIPQEVDMILDEVEDHTHELMTHHFGNYLIEKFFTSGKLTFFQFQRILRYVIMDVQQLKHTCMNDHGTRVAQKMLTSLRDPVQIACTVGRLMYITVPLLKNANGGYVIQQCVRVFTESCQKVIFDEIARNCVDVATDKNGCSVIQKCMAYGEGVPILRLVESIILNSGILSADPFGNYVVQYIIKRNILEPPVTKRIVQHLRGRYAELSMNRHASHVIEVLFRHSEPIDVAIIIMELVNSPDFVNVLRHPYGNYVAQRALQFSTGLTHRTLVHTILSNYAYLHAHPYGKRVLTFIKGIRRGMHGMDL; encoded by the exons ATGGAAAGACTTAGCTTGTCCATGTCTCAAGAAAACTCAGCAGCAGCAAGTAGTCTTGACCCTCATGAATATATTTTGACTCACTCCACATTGGAGGAAGCTTCTTCTGAGCATGGGAATCGGAATGTTATGAATAACTATAATAATGGGGCCATTGTTCAAGGTGCTCTTCTTACTTCAAGCCATGACTACATCGGCTTCAACAGTATAGAACAAGGGACTCATGATGTTGGGGAATCAGTTTCACAAAGACTCCAAGGTATCAGGGGACACGTGGTTACACTAGCAAGGGATCAGTATGGTTGTCGTTTTCTTCAGGCCATGATTGATGATGGCATTCCCCAAGAAGTTGACATGATCCTCGACGAGGTGGAGGATCACACACACGAGCTTATGACCCATCACTTTGGTAATTATCTAATTGAGAAGTTCTTCACATCAGGAAAGCTCactttttttcaatttcaaaggATTCTGCGTTATGTAATCATGGACGTGCAGCAGCTCAAGCATACCTGCATGAACGACCACGG AACTAGGGTAGCACAGAAGATGTTAACAAGTCTGAGAGATCCAGTGCAGATTGCTTGTACTGTTGGAAGACTTATGTACATCACTGTGCCACTGCTGAAGAATGCTAATGGCGGTTATGTCATTCAACAGTGCGTGAGAGTTTTCACAGAATCGTGTCAAAAG GTTATTTTTGATGAAATAGCAAGGAACTGTGTAGATGTTGCAACAGATAAAAATGGGTGTTCTGTAATTCAGAAATGTATGGCCTATGGCGAGGGAGTCCCCATACTGCGTCTAGTTGAAAGCATAATATTAAACTCAGGAATACTCTCAGCAGATCCATTTGG AAACTATGTGGTGCAGTATATAATTAAAAGGAATATACTAGAGCCACCTGTAACTAAAAGGATAGTACAACATCTTCGCGGTCGCTATGCTGAACTCTCTATGAACAGGCATGCGAGCCATGTAATAGAGGTACTGTTTAGACATTCTGAACCCATCGATGTTGCCATTATAATCATGGAGCTCGTCAACAGCCCCGACTTTGTCAATGTCCTTCGACATCCTTATGGGAATTATGTTGCTCAGAGAGCATTGCAATTTTCCACG GGACTTACGCATAGAACGCTTGTACATACAATTTTGTCAAATTACGCATATCTGCATGCCCATCCCTACGGTAAAAGGGTCCTAACATTTATCAAAGGAATCAGGCGGGGTATGCACGGAATGGATTTATAA